The following proteins are co-located in the Shouchella hunanensis genome:
- a CDS encoding thioredoxin family protein has protein sequence MKKLLWIGGAVVAVFIILIVIQNMGQSQQLENNTQYDTDDLDSATIDQLDDPNYQNIIMPDDLEEKLANGEDAIVYFFSPVCSYCKEATPVLMDVAGDEEITVDQYNVLEYDSATYNIQSTPTLIAFENGEEVRRVVGNQPPETFRAFLNGEEVPSS, from the coding sequence GTGAAGAAATTACTTTGGATTGGTGGCGCTGTTGTTGCCGTTTTTATTATTTTGATTGTGATACAGAATATGGGGCAAAGTCAGCAGCTTGAAAATAATACACAGTACGACACAGATGATTTGGATTCAGCAACGATTGATCAGCTTGATGATCCAAACTATCAAAATATTATTATGCCGGACGATTTAGAAGAAAAACTTGCAAATGGCGAAGATGCCATTGTTTATTTCTTTTCTCCTGTGTGTAGCTATTGTAAAGAAGCGACACCGGTTTTAATGGATGTTGCAGGTGATGAAGAGATAACGGTTGACCAATACAACGTGCTAGAATACGATTCAGCAACGTATAACATCCAATCAACGCCTACGTTAATTGCGTTTGAAAATGGTGAAGAAGTCCGTCGTGTTGTTGGAAACCAGCCGCCAGAGACATTCAGAGCCTTTTTAAATGGTGAAGAAGTCCCTAGTTCATAA
- a CDS encoding disulfide oxidoreductase has translation MSKKIENSLLFAWLVSLVATLGSLYFSEIKGFEPCALCWYQRIFMYPLVLLIGVGIIRKDTGVAIYSAILSGIGMVISIYHYAIQKLPVNEDDVLGCGLVSCSGEYINWLGFITIPFLAGTAFILIFITSLYTIKKRKEEVA, from the coding sequence GTGAGTAAGAAGATTGAAAACAGTCTTTTGTTTGCATGGCTTGTATCGCTCGTCGCAACACTTGGATCGCTTTATTTTTCTGAAATTAAAGGATTCGAGCCTTGTGCGCTTTGTTGGTACCAGCGAATTTTTATGTATCCACTTGTTCTTCTAATTGGAGTCGGTATTATTCGTAAAGATACAGGCGTCGCCATCTATTCAGCTATTTTATCAGGAATTGGTATGGTCATTTCTATTTACCATTACGCTATTCAAAAGCTTCCGGTAAATGAAGATGATGTGCTTGGTTGTGGCCTTGTCTCTTGTTCAGGAGAATATATAAACTGGTTAGGATTTATTACGATTCCATTTCTTGCAGGAACCGCATTTATTCTTATTTTTATTACAAGTCTATACACGATTAAAAAGCGTAAGGAGGAAGTTGCGTGA